TGGCGTCTGAATCAGACCAGTCGCCCACTTAAGTGTAGAAGCAATGTCCTTCGCTGGCGTGAGCTTCATTTTATCAGCAATTGACTGGTCGATGGATGTCCCGGTCTTCCTGGCAAACTCAGCAATCCGGCCATGCTCAATTGCCCCTTCAAAATGAATGTGCAGTTCGAGTTTTGGTAGCTTACGAATATGATCTAGCGTTACTGGCATCCGGGCTGACTAATTTGATTAAAGCCTGGCCCATGTGACAAGGAGAAAGGAGGCAATGCCTCACTCTAATTGCTCACCAAAAGCCAATGCCAGCCTGTCAGGCATTTGATCCACCAACAAACAATCCCTTTATATCTTCAAGTACCAGGTAGATCGTCGGGACAAGAATCAAAGTGATGAAAGTAGCAAACAACACACCGAAGCTAAGCGATATCGCCATGGGAATCAAAAACTGTGCCTGAAGACTCGTTTCCAAAAGGATCGGTGACAGGCCGATAAAGGTCGTCAGTGAAGTCAACAGGATGGGCCGAAAACGGTTTGCTCCGGAATCCCAGACCGCCTCCAGCAATTGCATGCCTTCAGATCGCTTTCGATTAATGAAATCGACCAGCACCAAACTATCATTCACCACCACACCTGATAACGCGATAATACCAAAAAGTGAAAGCATGCTGATTGGGTGCCCAAGGAGGACATGCCCGAGAACCGCCCCAACCAAACCGAATGGAATCACCGCCATGACAATGAAAGGCTGGAGGTAACTCTTAAACGGAATAGCCAGTAAAGCATACATCACAAAAGCAACGAGTGTCACACTCTTCCCCAGGGAAATCATACTTTCGCGTACCTCCTTGGACTCACCACCAAACTCTGCACGAACGCCTGGGAATTCTGCCAGAACGTCGGGAATGATATTGTTTTCCAAGTCCGCCTTAACCGCTTGCAAATCGATCTTATCCTTGTCGGCATCTGCATAGACATTGACGATGCGTTGCCGGTTCTCACGGTTGATCGCCGCATAACCCAAACCAACATTCGCCTCGGCCACTGCTGAAAATGGAACCTCGCGCCCGTCGGGTGTCCGAATCCGCATTGCTTCAAGATTCCCAATCGACTCACGCTCATCACGAGGATAACGCACCATGACTCGAATGTCATCACGGCCACGCTGAATACGTTGAGCCTCCTCTCCATAAAAAGCCTGGCGCACCTGACGCCCAAGGTCAGCCTGAGTCAATCCCAGTGCCTCGGCACTTTCCTTGATCTCCAGCTTGATCTCTTTCTGGCCATCAGCCAGGTTGTCCCGAATATCAAAGACGCCATCAAACCCGCGCAGCTTATCCTTTATTTCGTTGGCCACGATACGGAGCTGCTCAAGCGAATGTCCGGTAATCTGGATATCGATCGGTTCGCCCTGCCCACCTGCAGCCTCGGCATTGAACTCCAGCTCCTTGATGCCTGGAATATCCCCAACCAGTTCGCGCCAGCGCTTGGCCAACTCAACAGCACCATCATTTGCATTCTCACGATCTTCCGACTTACGCAGCTCAAGAACAACTTGCCCCAGATGACTTTGATTTGAAGTGCCCAGTGTTCCGCCCGGGCCTCCACCAAAAGCATGAACACCGAGAACAGTCTGCACATCTTCAACCGGATTTGCACGGCCGGCGGCTTCGACTTCAGCGATGACTTCATTCAAGGCCTCAACAACCTGATCCATACCACGGCTCGTTACTGTCTCAGGCGTCCCATCGGGATAAGTCAACATGACTCCAATGTAATCGGATGGGACAGGCGGAAACGGCATAAATTTGATAAACCCTCCAGCAATCAGCGAAATAACAAACATCAAGACACTGACAAAAGCCGACAAAGTCAGATAACGGTTATTCAGGCAAAGCCTGAGCAAAGGACGAAAATGATGCTCCACATGCCACTCAAGTCCGTCTGAGATCTTTCGTTGAAAGCGCTGGAAAGCATTGATCTTATCCCGTTTGTGATCACCAACATGACAGAGTGAAAGGTGGTAAGGCAGAATCAATTTAGATTCAACCAATGAGAACAACAGGGTTGGAATAACCACGAGTGGAATCGCAACAAGGAACTTACCCTGGAACCCAGGCAACATGAGCAGCGGTGTAAAAGCCACGGCCGTCGTCAAAACGGCAAAAGTCACAGGAACTGCGACGACATGTGTCCCGCGAATCGAAGACTCCACACTGGGCCCGTTCTTTTGAAATTCAGTGAAGACGCTTTCCCCGACCACAATCGCATCGTCCACTACGATTCCCAAAACGAGAATAAAACCGAAAAGAGAAATAAGATTAACCGACAGTCCAACCCACGGCATGATCAGAAACGTACCAAGGAAGGATATGGGAATGCCCAAGGTTACCCAAAAGGCCAACGAAGGCCGGAGAAACAAAGTCAGAACAACCAGCACCAGGATCAGCCCGATAATGGCATTATCAATCAGCATGTTCAAACGTCCCAGCAGATAAAAAGATGAGTCGCGCCAAATCGTCATGCTGATACCATCGGGAAGTTGAAGCTTCTTTTCCGCAACATATGCCTTCACCGTATCGGATATATCCAGCGGGTTCTGACTGCCCACCTCAGAGATTTCCAAATCAACACCAGGTTGCCCGTTTGTCGTCAGTCTGAGAGGGTTATCCGTAAACCCATCAACAACCGTAGCCACATCTCCAACCGTCACCCGGGTGCCATCCTGCTCGGTCAATAAAACAATCGCTTCAAACTCTTTGCTCCTGTAAGCTTGGCCTTTAGTGCGGAGTAAAATTTCCCCACCCTGGCTTTTGATGGAACCACCTGGCAAATCAATAGACGAATTCCTGATCGCCATGACAACGTCGTCAAAAGTCAGACCATAACGACGCAAGGCATCTTCACTGACTTCAACCGAGATCTCATAATCGCGCACTCCGATAATTTCAACCTGCGTAATGTTGGGAAAGGCCAAGAGGTCATCCCTCACCTCTTCAGCAATCCGTTTTAATGTATCCTCATCCGTATCACCAAAAAGACTGATGGCCAGGACTTCGCGCTTAATCAGAATCTCTTCAATAACCGGCTGCTCCGCTTCCTCCGGAAAAGTATCGATCGCATCAACACGGCTTTTTATATCATCCAGTAACTTGCGAGCATCGTAGCCCTTTTCCACTTCGGCAGATACCGTCCCGGAGCCTTCAATCGCCGTTGAACGCAGTTCCTTGATTCCCTCAAGATCCTGAATGCGCTCTTCAATGCGCATGTTGATGTTCTCTTCGACTTCTTCAGGGGCGGCACCACGAAAGGGCACAGTAACCGTAATCGTATCAAGGCTGAATTGCGGGAACAGCTCAATCTTGACTCGCGTGAATGCAAAGAACCCTCCCACAATCAGAACCAGTGCGAGCAGATTCGCGGCAACGCCATTTCTTGCAAACCAGTTAATCATTGAGCCAAGTGTTAAAAATTATAGATATGATTTAAATTTGAAGAAGCGAATTACAGTGCGTTACTTCTCAGCTAATTCTGCATCTTCAGATTTTACCTTCGAAGTGCTCTTCACCGCCATCCCCTCGACAATATATTCGACAGGACTGGTGATGACCTGATCTCCATCATTCAGACCTTCCGCAATCACTGCGGTTTCCTGATCTGACTGAACTACAACAACGTTTCTGCGTTCCAGAGTGCTGTCCGCCGTTTCAATCAGAACGGTGTTTCCTTCACGGAGGGCATAGCGAGGGATTACGACCACGTCATCAATCATGAACCCTTCGATCTCGGCTTTAACGAACATCCCCACCTTGAGTGGCGGACGCCCTGGATGATCCGGGTCTCGCACATAAGGATCGACTACTTCAGCAACGATAAAAGTGAGACGACTGCGCGGATCAATCGTTGCCTCGGTTCTGACAATCATGCCGTCCCAATGATATTGTTTTCCGCCATGTTCAGCGGAAAGCACGACTTTGGGACCAACGTCATTTGCTTCATTCATGTAGGCAAAAGGCAGGTCAAGTCTTGCAAGCTCTTCGTTCGAAACCGGAAGCCTTACCTCGGCGACATCCGTTGAATAAATCGTAGCCAGAGCAGTCCCTGGATTTCCGGTAACATATCCACCAAGGTCGACCATCTGCTCCAAGATACGACCGTTATATGGAGCGATGACTTTCGTTCGATCAAGATCCCGCTTTGCTCTTTCAACACGAGCTTCCGCACTTTCCAACGCAGCTTGTGCCTGACGTATCTGTGGCTCCCGCAAGGCAAGCGAAGTTGGCTCGCCGCGTCCCAGA
The Rubellicoccus peritrichatus DNA segment above includes these coding regions:
- a CDS encoding efflux RND transporter periplasmic adaptor subunit, encoding MKVILPIIVLILAGLISYGIISMKPEPERKEPSPPMAFVEVIEVEASPTQLAVKSQGTVQARTQTTLSAEVSGRILKVSPAFRPGGFFKKGEVLLEIDPADYESELALEKSNLAQAELQLEEEQAQSEQAALDWKDLGRGEPTSLALREPQIRQAQAALESAEARVERAKRDLDRTKVIAPYNGRILEQMVDLGGYVTGNPGTALATIYSTDVAEVRLPVSNEELARLDLPFAYMNEANDVGPKVVLSAEHGGKQYHWDGMIVRTEATIDPRSRLTFIVAEVVDPYVRDPDHPGRPPLKVGMFVKAEIEGFMIDDVVVIPRYALREGNTVLIETADSTLERRNVVVVQSDQETAVIAEGLNDGDQVITSPVEYIVEGMAVKSTSKVKSEDAELAEK
- a CDS encoding efflux RND transporter permease subunit, which codes for MINWFARNGVAANLLALVLIVGGFFAFTRVKIELFPQFSLDTITVTVPFRGAAPEEVEENINMRIEERIQDLEGIKELRSTAIEGSGTVSAEVEKGYDARKLLDDIKSRVDAIDTFPEEAEQPVIEEILIKREVLAISLFGDTDEDTLKRIAEEVRDDLLAFPNITQVEIIGVRDYEISVEVSEDALRRYGLTFDDVVMAIRNSSIDLPGGSIKSQGGEILLRTKGQAYRSKEFEAIVLLTEQDGTRVTVGDVATVVDGFTDNPLRLTTNGQPGVDLEISEVGSQNPLDISDTVKAYVAEKKLQLPDGISMTIWRDSSFYLLGRLNMLIDNAIIGLILVLVVLTLFLRPSLAFWVTLGIPISFLGTFLIMPWVGLSVNLISLFGFILVLGIVVDDAIVVGESVFTEFQKNGPSVESSIRGTHVVAVPVTFAVLTTAVAFTPLLMLPGFQGKFLVAIPLVVIPTLLFSLVESKLILPYHLSLCHVGDHKRDKINAFQRFQRKISDGLEWHVEHHFRPLLRLCLNNRYLTLSAFVSVLMFVISLIAGGFIKFMPFPPVPSDYIGVMLTYPDGTPETVTSRGMDQVVEALNEVIAEVEAAGRANPVEDVQTVLGVHAFGGGPGGTLGTSNQSHLGQVVLELRKSEDRENANDGAVELAKRWRELVGDIPGIKELEFNAEAAGGQGEPIDIQITGHSLEQLRIVANEIKDKLRGFDGVFDIRDNLADGQKEIKLEIKESAEALGLTQADLGRQVRQAFYGEEAQRIQRGRDDIRVMVRYPRDERESIGNLEAMRIRTPDGREVPFSAVAEANVGLGYAAINRENRQRIVNVYADADKDKIDLQAVKADLENNIIPDVLAEFPGVRAEFGGESKEVRESMISLGKSVTLVAFVMYALLAIPFKSYLQPFIVMAVIPFGLVGAVLGHVLLGHPISMLSLFGIIALSGVVVNDSLVLVDFINRKRSEGMQLLEAVWDSGANRFRPILLTSLTTFIGLSPILLETSLQAQFLIPMAISLSFGVLFATFITLILVPTIYLVLEDIKGLFVGGSNA